Proteins encoded by one window of Alkalinema sp. FACHB-956:
- a CDS encoding HAS-barrel domain-containing protein: MRLPLPQFDASPRSPHHFAEVIETATTEFLAQCLEPDELGFPAMPPFGSWVKSRDEESGNTIYAVVYHATTSPIDSVHRARALGLSLAELREQQPQIFAMLKTEFRAAIAGFQPARKGSAIYHHLPPRPPQIHQAVHSCTVEEVIAFTEQLDFLRTLLQLAGAPVDSLVASTLREIYQLRKADRAWLVQAGRTLSILLKDDYDRLRVILSQIYVD; this comes from the coding sequence ATGCGGCTGCCCCTCCCTCAGTTTGATGCCAGTCCTCGATCGCCCCACCATTTTGCGGAGGTGATCGAGACTGCCACGACCGAATTTCTAGCCCAGTGTTTGGAACCCGATGAACTTGGGTTTCCAGCCATGCCTCCCTTTGGCAGTTGGGTCAAGTCCAGGGACGAAGAGTCGGGGAATACGATTTACGCCGTGGTTTACCATGCGACGACGAGCCCGATCGACTCCGTGCACCGGGCCCGGGCCTTGGGATTATCACTGGCGGAACTCCGGGAACAGCAGCCGCAAATCTTTGCCATGCTGAAAACAGAATTTCGGGCCGCGATCGCGGGGTTCCAGCCCGCTCGTAAAGGCTCGGCCATTTACCATCACTTGCCACCCCGTCCCCCCCAAATTCACCAAGCTGTGCACAGTTGTACGGTGGAGGAAGTCATTGCCTTTACAGAGCAGTTAGACTTTTTGCGGACACTGTTGCAGCTAGCGGGGGCTCCGGTGGATTCCCTCGTTGCCTCAACCTTGAGAGAAATTTATCAATTGCGCAAAGCCGATCGCGCCTGGTTAGTGCAGGCAGGACGAACCCTCAGTATCTTGCTCAAGGATGACTACGATCGCCTCCGGGTCATCCTAAGTCAAATTTACGTTGACTAA
- a CDS encoding STAS domain-containing protein — translation MEQRVHTTRDGNSVIVLTPVGRLDITTAWQFRLTLQECISKQSHHVVVNLGQVNFIDSSGLTSLVAGMRDADKVRGSFRICNVHPEARLVFEVTMMDSVFEIFETEEEALEGVPRGVA, via the coding sequence ATGGAGCAAAGAGTTCATACAACCCGTGACGGGAATAGCGTGATTGTCCTGACACCGGTCGGTCGCCTGGACATTACGACTGCATGGCAATTTCGTTTAACGCTGCAAGAATGTATTTCTAAGCAGAGTCATCACGTTGTTGTCAATCTCGGACAAGTCAATTTTATTGATAGCTCCGGCCTAACGTCCTTGGTCGCAGGGATGCGGGATGCAGACAAGGTTCGGGGTAGTTTCAGAATTTGTAATGTCCATCCGGAAGCCCGATTGGTTTTCGAAGTGACCATGATGGACTCAGTGTTTGAAATTTTCGAGACTGAAGAAGAAGCTCTAGAGGGCGTCCCGAGGGGGGTTGCTTAA
- the hemF gene encoding oxygen-dependent coproporphyrinogen oxidase — MTAFSTPPKPQVDNMPPSDSRERVSQWMKSLQENICKGLEEADGLGQFQQDSWERAEGGGGRSRVIREGNVFEQGGVNFSEVWGKDLPPSILVQRPEARGHEFYATGTSMVLHPRNPYIPTVHLNYRYFEAGPVWWFGGGIDLTPYYPFEEDVVHFHQTLKNACDQHHPEYYNTFKLWCDEYFYLKHRQETRGVGGIFFDYQDPTGVLYPISYPGSQMDTPAAQYSNQVGAVEGRTWETLFSFVQACGQAFLPAYLPIVERRRNTEYGDRERQFQLYRRGRYVEFNLVYDRGTIFGLQTNGRTESILMSLPPLVRWEYSYNPEPGTPEARLYETFLKPQDWINWPLSKSV, encoded by the coding sequence ATGACTGCATTCTCTACCCCTCCCAAACCACAAGTTGATAACATGCCACCTTCGGATTCCCGCGAGCGGGTTAGCCAGTGGATGAAGTCTCTGCAAGAGAATATTTGCAAGGGATTGGAAGAGGCAGATGGATTAGGTCAGTTCCAGCAGGATAGCTGGGAACGGGCAGAAGGCGGTGGCGGTCGATCGCGGGTGATTCGCGAAGGCAACGTCTTTGAGCAAGGCGGCGTCAACTTTTCTGAGGTTTGGGGTAAGGACTTGCCGCCCTCCATTTTGGTGCAGCGGCCTGAGGCTCGGGGGCATGAGTTCTACGCCACAGGGACTTCCATGGTGCTCCATCCCAGGAACCCCTATATCCCCACGGTTCACCTCAACTATCGTTACTTTGAAGCCGGCCCCGTTTGGTGGTTTGGTGGTGGGATCGACCTCACTCCCTACTATCCCTTTGAAGAGGATGTCGTGCATTTTCACCAAACGTTGAAAAATGCCTGCGATCAGCATCATCCGGAGTATTACAACACCTTTAAACTCTGGTGTGACGAGTATTTCTACCTGAAGCACCGGCAAGAGACCCGAGGGGTGGGTGGAATTTTCTTTGACTACCAGGATCCAACGGGTGTGCTCTATCCCATCTCCTATCCGGGTTCCCAGATGGATACCCCAGCAGCTCAGTACAGCAATCAAGTTGGGGCGGTGGAAGGTCGGACTTGGGAGACGCTATTCTCGTTTGTCCAAGCTTGCGGACAGGCTTTCTTGCCAGCTTATTTGCCCATTGTCGAACGGCGACGCAACACGGAATACGGCGATCGGGAACGGCAGTTCCAACTGTATCGTCGAGGTCGCTACGTAGAATTCAACTTGGTTTACGATCGTGGAACGATCTTTGGCTTGCAAACCAATGGCCGGACGGAATCGATTTTGATGTCCTTACCCCCTCTCGTTCGTTGGGAATATAGCTACAACCCAGAACCCGGCACCCCAGAAGCTCGGCTGTATGAAACGTTCTTGAAGCCTCAGGACTGGATCAATTGGCCCCTGTCTAAATCCGTTTAG
- a CDS encoding P-loop NTPase: protein MLSVESVLEVLKPVQDPELRKSLVELNMIRNVQVTGGQVRFTLVLTTPSCPLRQFIVEDCEKAVRTLPGVETVEVEVTAETPKQKSAPGRSDVPGVKNIIAVSSGKGGVGKSTVAVNLAVALAQAGSKVGLIDADIYGPNAPTMLGLADAKVMVRQGEAGEVIEPAFNHGVKLVSMGFLIDPDQPVIWRGPMIDSMVRNFLYQVEWGELDYLIVDMPPGTGDAQLTMAQRVPMAGVVIVTTPQTVSLIDARRGLKMFQQLGVPVLGLVENMSYFVPPDLPDRQYDIFGSDGGKKAAKELEVPLLGCVPIEIPLREGGDRGLPIVLAEPSSASAKALQEIAQTVAAKVSVAALV from the coding sequence ATCCTGAGTGTAGAGTCCGTTTTAGAAGTCCTTAAACCCGTTCAAGATCCAGAGCTGCGCAAAAGCTTGGTGGAACTGAACATGATCCGCAATGTTCAGGTGACGGGAGGTCAAGTTCGCTTCACCCTCGTTTTGACCACACCCTCCTGTCCCCTACGTCAATTTATTGTGGAGGACTGCGAAAAAGCGGTGCGGACGCTACCGGGCGTGGAAACCGTGGAGGTGGAAGTCACCGCAGAAACACCTAAGCAAAAGAGCGCTCCGGGCCGATCGGACGTTCCTGGAGTCAAAAATATCATTGCGGTTTCCAGTGGCAAAGGGGGAGTGGGCAAGAGTACCGTTGCGGTGAATTTAGCCGTTGCCCTGGCCCAAGCTGGGTCTAAGGTCGGTCTGATTGATGCTGATATCTATGGCCCCAATGCTCCCACCATGCTGGGGTTGGCCGACGCCAAGGTCATGGTGCGCCAAGGGGAAGCCGGTGAAGTCATTGAGCCAGCCTTTAACCATGGGGTCAAATTAGTCTCCATGGGATTTTTGATTGATCCCGATCAGCCTGTCATTTGGCGGGGGCCCATGATTGACAGTATGGTACGGAATTTTCTCTACCAGGTGGAATGGGGAGAGCTAGATTATCTCATCGTAGATATGCCGCCGGGCACGGGGGATGCGCAGCTGACGATGGCACAACGAGTTCCCATGGCGGGCGTTGTGATTGTGACCACACCCCAAACGGTGTCTTTAATTGATGCCCGTCGTGGACTCAAGATGTTCCAGCAATTGGGCGTTCCGGTGCTGGGGCTGGTTGAAAACATGAGTTATTTTGTGCCACCTGATTTACCCGATCGCCAATATGACATTTTTGGTTCGGATGGCGGGAAAAAAGCGGCGAAGGAATTGGAGGTGCCGTTATTAGGATGTGTGCCGATCGAGATTCCTTTGCGGGAAGGGGGCGATCGTGGATTGCCGATCGTCTTGGCTGAACCCAGCTCAGCCTCCGCCAAAGCCCTCCAGGAAATTGCCCAAACCGTTGCAGCCAAGGTTTCCGTTGCTGCACTTGTCTAG
- the rodA gene encoding rod shape-determining protein RodA, with translation MFQKSLFKIRWRSWIQPWEGMDWWLFAGTVGLMVLGGIMIYSVEHKQAITDWSRHWITGGVGIFLALLIARTRYEVLLQWRWLVYGITVLGLLAVMFFGTEGLGAQRWIPIGPFYLQPSEFAKLGVIITIASLLHEQPASTLPAMLRVLGVVAVPWLLIFLEPNLGTSLVFGSITLGMLYWGNANPGWLILMLSPAFSAIILGSAPNVLKNIQPALEPFGIGIWLIWVFVMGVIAFRSLPWKRWGTLTAIVANLISGGLFRFLWENVLRDYQKDRLTAFMHPEADPLGSGYHLIQSRIAIGAGELWGRGLYKGTQTQLNFIPEQHTDFIFTAIGEELGFIGCIAVLATFLLICYRLLIIAQNAKDDFGSLIAVGIFSMWVFQTFVNIGMTINLSPVTGIPLPFLSYGNAALLMNFLAVGVVSSVANHRQRTRF, from the coding sequence ATGTTTCAAAAAAGTCTGTTCAAGATTCGTTGGCGATCGTGGATCCAGCCATGGGAAGGCATGGATTGGTGGCTGTTTGCAGGCACCGTAGGACTCATGGTGCTAGGTGGCATCATGATCTACAGTGTGGAACATAAGCAAGCTATCACAGACTGGAGTCGCCATTGGATCACCGGTGGCGTGGGTATCTTTCTGGCCCTTCTAATTGCACGGACTCGCTATGAAGTCTTGCTCCAATGGCGCTGGTTGGTCTACGGAATCACGGTGTTGGGTCTGCTGGCGGTGATGTTTTTCGGAACTGAAGGGCTCGGAGCCCAACGCTGGATTCCCATCGGCCCCTTCTACCTGCAACCCTCTGAGTTTGCCAAGCTCGGGGTCATTATTACCATTGCATCCCTGCTACATGAGCAGCCTGCATCCACCTTGCCTGCCATGCTCCGGGTGTTGGGGGTGGTGGCGGTGCCGTGGTTGTTGATTTTTTTGGAGCCCAACTTAGGCACCTCCCTCGTGTTTGGCTCGATTACGCTAGGGATGCTCTACTGGGGCAATGCCAATCCAGGCTGGTTGATTTTGATGTTGTCTCCAGCCTTTTCTGCGATTATCTTGGGTTCCGCTCCCAATGTCTTGAAAAATATCCAGCCTGCCTTAGAACCGTTTGGCATCGGAATTTGGTTGATTTGGGTTTTCGTCATGGGCGTGATTGCCTTTCGCAGTCTGCCTTGGAAACGCTGGGGCACCCTCACGGCGATCGTCGCCAATCTCATTTCTGGGGGCTTGTTTCGTTTCCTCTGGGAGAATGTGCTACGAGACTATCAAAAGGATCGCTTGACAGCGTTTATGCATCCCGAAGCCGATCCCCTGGGCAGTGGATATCACCTGATCCAATCCAGAATTGCGATCGGGGCGGGCGAACTCTGGGGTCGAGGCTTGTATAAAGGCACGCAAACTCAGTTGAACTTTATTCCAGAGCAACATACGGACTTTATTTTTACCGCGATCGGGGAAGAGCTGGGCTTTATTGGCTGTATTGCAGTCCTGGCGACCTTTTTGCTGATTTGCTACCGCTTGTTGATCATTGCCCAAAATGCTAAGGATGACTTTGGTTCACTGATTGCAGTTGGCATCTTTTCCATGTGGGTCTTCCAAACGTTTGTCAACATTGGCATGACAATTAACCTATCGCCGGTAACGGGCATTCCCTTGCCTTTCTTAAGTTATGGCAACGCGGCTCTATTGATGAATTTCCTGGCTGTAGGAGTTGTCTCTTCGGTAGCTAATCATCGGCAACGCACGCGATTCTAA
- a CDS encoding inorganic phosphate transporter, whose protein sequence is MLIFSSVLAFYLAWNLGANDVANSMGTSVGSKAITLRQALIIAGILEFVGAVLFGQGVSKKLATGVVNPNLFLDRPDLLLWGMVAVLISASLWLNLATFLGLPVSSSHATVGAIAGMGWMAWGFPAVNWASIGTISLSWIATPLISGCIAALLYRLLHLGIFDRSSPDQSLQEWIPWLSVLLTGTFGVLVLPPIVATPSLRWIPLPTHTIALGIGSLAAIVLTLSLLGGIRSVGGEISPTANFGFRQFQLETVFARFQLLSACCVAFAHGSNDVGNAIAPFAAILTIHQTHQVPLADLDIPLWVLAWGGLGIVAGLAVWGKKVISTIGEGIIPLQPSGGFCAELATAMTILFASRLGLPVSTSHALVGAVVGIGWVQNWRSIQLTTLRSIGLSWVATIPIALALGAGTFYGLRIFLPIAGNGL, encoded by the coding sequence ATCCTAATTTTCAGTAGTGTTTTAGCGTTTTATCTCGCATGGAACTTAGGAGCCAATGATGTTGCCAATTCCATGGGCACTTCCGTGGGATCTAAAGCAATTACCCTACGGCAGGCGCTCATCATCGCGGGAATTTTGGAATTTGTTGGGGCAGTCCTGTTTGGTCAAGGGGTTTCTAAAAAGCTAGCGACTGGGGTTGTCAATCCCAACCTATTTCTCGATCGCCCGGATTTATTGCTCTGGGGGATGGTGGCTGTCCTCATTAGCGCTAGCTTGTGGCTCAACCTAGCCACTTTTTTAGGATTACCCGTCTCCTCATCCCATGCCACCGTAGGGGCGATCGCAGGGATGGGCTGGATGGCTTGGGGCTTTCCAGCGGTCAACTGGGCCTCGATCGGAACGATTTCCCTGAGTTGGATAGCGACACCGCTGATCAGTGGATGCATCGCAGCTCTACTCTACCGCCTGCTGCATTTGGGAATTTTCGACCGTTCTAGTCCTGACCAGTCTCTTCAGGAATGGATCCCCTGGCTCTCGGTTCTGTTGACGGGAACCTTTGGGGTACTGGTATTGCCCCCCATCGTTGCTACACCGAGTCTGCGTTGGATCCCTTTACCGACTCACACGATCGCCCTAGGAATTGGGAGTCTAGCCGCGATCGTCCTCACTTTATCTTTATTGGGCGGAATCAGATCCGTAGGGGGAGAAATCAGTCCCACCGCCAACTTCGGATTCCGTCAGTTCCAGTTAGAAACCGTTTTTGCCCGATTTCAATTACTGAGTGCCTGTTGCGTCGCCTTTGCCCACGGTTCCAACGATGTCGGCAATGCGATCGCACCCTTTGCAGCCATTTTGACCATTCACCAAACCCACCAAGTCCCTCTCGCAGATTTAGATATTCCGTTGTGGGTACTGGCTTGGGGTGGCTTAGGAATTGTGGCGGGGCTGGCAGTCTGGGGCAAAAAGGTCATTTCTACGATCGGTGAAGGCATCATTCCCCTACAGCCCAGTGGGGGCTTCTGTGCAGAACTAGCAACAGCGATGACGATTTTGTTCGCCTCCCGGCTGGGCTTGCCGGTGTCTACGTCCCATGCGTTAGTCGGGGCTGTGGTGGGGATTGGCTGGGTGCAAAATTGGCGATCGATTCAATTAACCACCCTACGGTCGATCGGGCTCAGTTGGGTCGCAACGATTCCGATTGCACTGGCCTTAGGCGCGGGAACGTTCTATGGACTCCGGATCTTTCTGCCGATCGCAGGGAATGGGTTGTAA
- a CDS encoding NAD(P)H dehydrogenase subunit NdhS — translation MIFPGSVVRVTNMDDTYYGFQGLVQRVTDGKVAVLFEGGNWDKIITFRLSELEPVEMGGKKKGK, via the coding sequence ATGATTTTTCCGGGTTCTGTGGTTCGTGTAACCAATATGGATGATACCTACTATGGGTTTCAAGGTCTTGTGCAGCGTGTCACCGACGGCAAAGTAGCCGTGCTATTTGAAGGGGGGAACTGGGACAAAATCATTACCTTCCGCTTATCCGAACTAGAACCGGTAGAAATGGGCGGCAAGAAAAAAGGCAAGTAG